A genomic stretch from Microcebus murinus isolate Inina chromosome 19, M.murinus_Inina_mat1.0, whole genome shotgun sequence includes:
- the C19H16orf82 gene encoding LOW QUALITY PROTEIN: protein TNT (The sequence of the model RefSeq protein was modified relative to this genomic sequence to represent the inferred CDS: substituted 1 base at 1 genomic stop codon): LVLGQHCSPSLPAPRLTDPITMGTEPANQNTQFSKGSLINXVTSPQTGHKHHSEASQGPLLLDKPIPLPPIFLKGEKGESSAQNAQGQVRSLESPSLALQTHTQPHHAGATEEPLRVSCSNLGNAWSSESHALGTRHPSLEQCSLASLLSSGYSGDEENSEVSLVGSHRTIRLNKRPNPQVPVTQNSQVSYAYSPSHLKSQRSSQARSAKHPGGEE; encoded by the coding sequence CTGGTGCTGGGACAGCAttgttctccctccctccctgccccccgccTCACAGACCCCATCACCATGGGAACTGAGCCAGCCAATCAGAACACCCAGTTTTCAAAGGGCAGCCTTATAAATTGAGTCACCTCCCCCCAGACAGGCCACAAGCACCATTCAGAGGCCTCCCAGGGCCCCCTCCTCCTGGATAAACCAATTCCTTTGCCCCCCATTTTCCTCAAGGGAGAAAAGGGGGAGTCTTCTGCCCAGAATGCTCAGGGACAAGTGCGGAGCCTAGAGTCACCCAGCTTAGCGCTCCAAACCCACACGCAGCCACACCATGCAGGAGCGACTGAGGAGCCCCTGAGAGTTTCGTGTAGTAACCTGGGGAACGCCTGGAGCAGCGAGAGCCATGCGTTGGGCACGCGACACCCCAGCCTGGAGCAATGCAGTCTCGCCAGCCTGCTGAGCAGCGGGTACTCGGGCGACGAGGAGAACAGTGAGGTCAGCTTAGTGGGCAGTCATCGGACCATCCGGCTGAACAAAAGGCCCAACCCCCAGGTGCCCGTCACGCAGAACAGCCAGGTGTCCTACGCATACTCCCCCAGCCACTTAAAGAGCCAGCGGTCCAGCCAGGCCCGCAGCGCCAAGCACCCTGGAGGGGAAGAGTGA